One Bos taurus isolate L1 Dominette 01449 registration number 42190680 breed Hereford chromosome 25, ARS-UCD2.0, whole genome shotgun sequence genomic window carries:
- the DNASE1 gene encoding deoxyribonuclease-1 isoform X1, with the protein MRGTRLMGLLLALAGLLQLGLSLKIAAFNIRTFGETKMSNATLASYIVRIVRRYDIVLIQEVRDSHLVAVGKLLDYLNQDDPNTYHYVVSEPLGRNSYKERYLFLFRPNKVSVLDTYQYDDGCESCGNDSFSREPAVVKFSSHSTKVKEFAIVALHSAPSDAVAEINSLYDVYLDVQQKWHLNDVMLMGDFNADCSYVTSSQWSSIRLRTSSTFQWLIPDSADTTATSTNCAYDRIVVAGSLLQSSVVPGSAAPFDFQAAYGLSNEMALAISDHYPVEVTLT; encoded by the exons ATGAGGGGCACCAGGCTGATGGGGCTGCTGCTCGCCCTCGCTGGTCTGCTGCAGCTGGGCTTGTCCCTGAAGATAGCAGCCTTCAACATCCGCACCTTTGGGGAGACCAAGATGTCCAATGCTACGCTCGCCAGCTACATTGTTCGG ATCGTGCGTCGTTACGACATCGTCCTCATCCAGGAGGTCAGAGACAGCCACCTGGTGGCTGTGGGGAAGCTCCTGGACTATCTCAACCA GGATGACCCAAACACCTACCACTATGTGGTCAGTGAGCCGCTGGGCCGCAACAGCTACAAGGAGCGCTACCTCTTTCTGTTCAG ACCCAACAAGGTGTCCGTGCTGGACACCTACCAGTACGACGACGGCTGCGAGTCCTGCGGGAACGACAGCTTCAGCCGGGAGCCCGCTGTGGTCAAGTTCTCATCCCACTCCACCA AGGTCAAGGAATTTGCCATTGTTGCCCTGCACTCGGCCCCATCGGACGCAGTGGCTGAGATTAATTCTCTCTACGATGTCTACCTGGATGTCCAGCAGAAGTGGCACTTGAAC GATGTCATGTTGATGGGCGATTTCAATGCTGACTGCAGCTACGTGACCTCCTCGCAGTGGTCATCCATCCGCCTGCGTACGAGCTCCACCTTCCAGTGGCTGATTCCTGACAGTGCCGACACCACGGCTACGTCCACGAACTGCGCCTATGACAG GATCGTGGTCGCAGGGTCTCTGCTCCAGAGTTCTGTGGTTCCTGGCTCGGCCGCTCCCTTTGACTTCCAAGCTGCATACGGACTGAGCAATGAGATG GCCCTGGCCATCAGTGACCATTACCCGGTGGAGGTGACGCTGACATAA
- the DNASE1 gene encoding deoxyribonuclease-1 isoform X2 translates to MLRSPATLFGDDPNTYHYVVSEPLGRNSYKERYLFLFRPNKVSVLDTYQYDDGCESCGNDSFSREPAVVKFSSHSTKVKEFAIVALHSAPSDAVAEINSLYDVYLDVQQKWHLNDVMLMGDFNADCSYVTSSQWSSIRLRTSSTFQWLIPDSADTTATSTNCAYDRIVVAGSLLQSSVVPGSAAPFDFQAAYGLSNEMALAISDHYPVEVTLT, encoded by the exons ATGCTACGCTCGCCAGCTACATTGTTCGG GGATGACCCAAACACCTACCACTATGTGGTCAGTGAGCCGCTGGGCCGCAACAGCTACAAGGAGCGCTACCTCTTTCTGTTCAG ACCCAACAAGGTGTCCGTGCTGGACACCTACCAGTACGACGACGGCTGCGAGTCCTGCGGGAACGACAGCTTCAGCCGGGAGCCCGCTGTGGTCAAGTTCTCATCCCACTCCACCA AGGTCAAGGAATTTGCCATTGTTGCCCTGCACTCGGCCCCATCGGACGCAGTGGCTGAGATTAATTCTCTCTACGATGTCTACCTGGATGTCCAGCAGAAGTGGCACTTGAAC GATGTCATGTTGATGGGCGATTTCAATGCTGACTGCAGCTACGTGACCTCCTCGCAGTGGTCATCCATCCGCCTGCGTACGAGCTCCACCTTCCAGTGGCTGATTCCTGACAGTGCCGACACCACGGCTACGTCCACGAACTGCGCCTATGACAG GATCGTGGTCGCAGGGTCTCTGCTCCAGAGTTCTGTGGTTCCTGGCTCGGCCGCTCCCTTTGACTTCCAAGCTGCATACGGACTGAGCAATGAGATG GCCCTGGCCATCAGTGACCATTACCCGGTGGAGGTGACGCTGACATAA